Proteins from a genomic interval of Diaminobutyricimonas aerilata:
- a CDS encoding aconitate hydratase: protein MSVVNSFDSADDLTVGSATYRVFRVDRVSGHEKLPFSLKVLLENLLRTEDGANVTKQQIEALGSWQPTAEPDTEIQFTPARVVMQDFTGVPCIVDLATMREAVAELGGDPTKINPLAPAELVIDHSVIADLFGQPDAFERNVEIEYQRNGERYQFLRWGQTAFDDFKVVPPGTGIVHQVNIEYLARVTYTREVGGVLQAYPDTLVGTDSHTTMVNGLGVLGWGVGGIEAEAAMLGQPVSMLIPKVVGFKLSGAIPMGVTATDVVLTITQMLRRHGVVGKFVEFYGEGVAEVPLANRATIGNMSPEFGSTAAIFPIDDVTLDYLRLTGRSEEQVKLVEEYSKLQKLWHDPSVEPVYSEYLELDLSTVVPSIAGPKRPQDRIELSSAKDQFGKDLVDYAVPGRSRVDAAVEGTFPASDPIGLTSQDEESAHQAAETDTSHHHQFAAQDTSAPAHISNPARVVGKSGEFTIDHGAVAIAAITSCTNTSNPSVMLAAGLLARNAAEKGLKAKPWVKTTLAPGSKVVTEYYDKAGLTKPLQDLGFYLVGYGCTTCIGNSGPLDEEISEAVQQNDLAVTAVLSGNRNFEGRINPDVKMNYLASPPLVVAYALAGSMNFDFENDPLGQDSTGADVYLRDIWPDAAEVQATIDSSISTDMFDTQYSGVFEGDERWRSLPTPTGATFEWDAESTYVRKPPYFEGMTLEPSPVSDISGARVLAKLGDSVTTDHISPAGSIKADSPAGHYLAEHGVDRKDFNSYGSRRGNHEVMIRGTFANIRLKNQLLDGVEGGYTRDFTQADAPQSFIYDASRNYQEQGVPLVILGGKEYGSGSSRDWAAKGTSLLGVKAVITESFERIHRSNLIGMGVLPLQYPAGETTESLGLDGTEIISISGVEQLNEGTTPRTVHVVAEPSEHSPAGKQTIEFDAVVRIDTPGEADYYRNGGILQYVLRSLV, encoded by the coding sequence GTGTCCGTAGTCAACAGCTTCGATTCCGCCGACGATCTCACCGTCGGATCCGCCACCTACCGCGTCTTCCGCGTCGACCGGGTGTCCGGTCACGAGAAGCTCCCGTTCAGCCTCAAGGTGCTGCTCGAGAACCTGCTGCGTACGGAGGACGGCGCGAACGTCACGAAGCAGCAGATCGAGGCGCTCGGATCGTGGCAGCCCACGGCCGAGCCCGACACCGAGATCCAGTTCACCCCCGCCCGCGTCGTCATGCAGGACTTCACCGGCGTGCCGTGCATCGTCGACCTCGCCACCATGCGCGAGGCCGTCGCGGAACTCGGCGGCGATCCGACCAAGATCAACCCGCTCGCTCCGGCGGAACTCGTCATCGACCACTCGGTGATCGCCGACCTCTTCGGCCAGCCGGATGCCTTCGAGCGCAACGTCGAGATCGAGTACCAGCGCAACGGCGAGCGGTACCAGTTCCTGCGCTGGGGCCAGACGGCGTTCGACGACTTCAAGGTCGTGCCGCCCGGCACCGGGATCGTGCACCAGGTCAACATCGAGTACCTCGCCCGTGTGACCTACACGCGTGAGGTCGGCGGCGTGCTGCAGGCCTACCCCGACACCCTCGTCGGAACCGACTCGCACACGACCATGGTCAACGGCCTCGGTGTGCTCGGCTGGGGTGTCGGCGGCATCGAGGCCGAGGCCGCGATGCTCGGCCAGCCCGTGTCGATGCTCATCCCGAAGGTCGTCGGCTTCAAGCTCTCCGGCGCGATCCCGATGGGCGTGACGGCCACCGACGTGGTGCTCACGATCACGCAGATGCTGCGTCGCCACGGCGTCGTCGGCAAGTTCGTCGAGTTCTACGGCGAGGGCGTCGCCGAGGTGCCGCTCGCCAACCGCGCGACCATCGGCAACATGAGCCCGGAGTTCGGCTCAACCGCCGCCATCTTCCCCATCGACGACGTCACCCTCGACTACCTGCGCCTCACCGGCCGCAGCGAGGAGCAGGTCAAGCTCGTCGAGGAGTACTCCAAGCTGCAGAAGCTGTGGCACGACCCCTCGGTCGAGCCCGTCTACAGCGAGTACCTCGAACTGGACCTGAGCACCGTCGTGCCGTCGATCGCCGGACCCAAGCGTCCCCAGGACCGCATCGAGCTCTCGTCGGCGAAGGACCAGTTCGGCAAGGACCTCGTCGACTACGCGGTTCCCGGCCGGAGCCGTGTCGACGCGGCCGTCGAGGGCACCTTCCCGGCGTCCGACCCGATCGGTCTGACCTCGCAGGACGAGGAGTCGGCGCACCAGGCGGCAGAGACCGACACGAGCCACCACCACCAGTTCGCCGCGCAGGACACCTCCGCCCCGGCGCACATCTCCAACCCGGCCCGAGTGGTGGGCAAGTCGGGCGAGTTCACGATCGACCACGGTGCCGTCGCGATCGCGGCGATCACCTCGTGCACGAACACGTCGAACCCCTCCGTCATGCTCGCCGCGGGTCTGCTCGCGCGCAACGCCGCGGAGAAGGGCCTCAAGGCGAAGCCGTGGGTCAAGACCACCCTCGCGCCCGGGTCGAAGGTCGTCACCGAGTACTACGACAAGGCCGGTCTCACCAAGCCGCTCCAGGACCTCGGGTTCTACCTCGTCGGCTACGGCTGCACGACGTGCATCGGCAACAGCGGACCGCTCGACGAGGAGATCTCCGAGGCCGTCCAGCAGAACGACCTCGCCGTCACCGCGGTGCTCTCGGGCAACCGCAACTTCGAGGGCCGCATCAACCCCGACGTGAAGATGAACTACCTCGCGAGCCCGCCGCTCGTCGTGGCCTACGCCCTCGCCGGGTCGATGAACTTCGACTTCGAGAACGACCCGCTCGGCCAGGACAGCACGGGTGCCGACGTGTACCTGCGCGACATCTGGCCCGACGCGGCCGAGGTGCAGGCGACGATCGACTCGTCGATCAGCACCGACATGTTCGACACCCAGTACTCCGGGGTGTTCGAGGGCGACGAGCGCTGGCGGTCGCTCCCGACGCCCACCGGTGCCACCTTCGAGTGGGACGCGGAGTCGACGTACGTGCGCAAGCCCCCGTACTTCGAGGGCATGACGCTCGAGCCGTCGCCAGTGAGCGACATCTCGGGCGCCCGGGTGCTCGCGAAGCTCGGCGACTCGGTCACGACCGACCACATCAGCCCCGCGGGATCGATCAAGGCCGACAGCCCGGCCGGTCACTACCTCGCCGAGCACGGCGTCGACCGCAAGGACTTCAACTCCTACGGATCGCGCCGCGGCAACCACGAGGTCATGATCCGGGGTACCTTCGCCAACATCCGGCTCAAGAACCAGCTGCTCGACGGCGTCGAGGGCGGGTACACGCGCGACTTCACGCAGGCGGATGCTCCGCAGAGCTTCATCTACGACGCGAGCCGCAACTACCAGGAGCAGGGCGTCCCGCTCGTCATCCTCGGCGGCAAGGAATACGGTTCCGGCTCGAGCCGCGACTGGGCGGCGAAGGGCACGAGCCTCCTCGGCGTCAAGGCGGTCATCACCGAGAGCTTCGAGCGCATCCACCGCTCGAACCTCATCGGCATGGGCGTGCTCCCGCTGCAGTACCCGGCCGGGGAGACCACGGAGTCGCTCGGACTCGATGGCACCGAGATCATCTCCATCAGCGGGGTCGAGCAGCTCAACGAGGGCACGACGCCGCGGACCGTGCACGTCGTCGCCGAGCCGAGCGAGCACTCGCCCGCCGGCAAGCAGACCATCGAGTTCGATGCGGTCGTGCGGATCGACACCCCCGGTGAGGCGGACTACTACCGCAACGGGGGCATCCTTCAGTACGTGCTGAGGAGCCTGGTCTAG
- a CDS encoding DUF3159 domain-containing protein, whose protein sequence is MSEPREPDPAPSLSDTLSAAAQRAGFARVAPGETPTASALLAAVGGVRGLVESILPGLVFLVVYTITADLVPSVIVPIAVAALFVIVRLITRTPVMPAVVGAIGIAASATLALLSGRAEDNFVPGFWINAISLTTLVASLIARWPLVGVIVGLLTSDLSGWRADRAKMRVMTVATVLWAGLFALRLGVQLPLYFSGNVEWLAGTKLLMGVPLYAGLLWVTWLLVRAVYARPEGAADAR, encoded by the coding sequence GTGTCGGAGCCCCGCGAACCGGACCCCGCGCCGAGTCTGAGCGACACCCTCTCGGCCGCGGCGCAACGTGCGGGCTTCGCCCGCGTCGCGCCCGGCGAGACACCAACGGCGTCGGCGCTGCTCGCGGCCGTCGGGGGAGTCCGCGGACTCGTCGAGTCGATCCTCCCCGGGCTCGTCTTCCTCGTCGTCTACACGATCACCGCCGACCTCGTGCCCTCCGTGATCGTGCCGATCGCGGTCGCCGCCCTCTTCGTGATCGTGCGCCTGATCACCCGCACTCCCGTCATGCCGGCCGTCGTGGGGGCGATCGGCATCGCCGCGTCGGCGACCCTCGCTCTTCTCAGCGGCCGCGCCGAGGACAACTTCGTGCCCGGCTTCTGGATCAACGCCATCTCACTCACGACCCTCGTGGCGAGCCTCATCGCCCGCTGGCCGCTCGTCGGCGTCATCGTCGGGCTCCTCACCTCCGATCTCTCGGGGTGGCGCGCGGACCGGGCGAAGATGCGCGTGATGACGGTGGCCACCGTGCTGTGGGCCGGATTGTTCGCGCTGCGCCTCGGCGTGCAGCTGCCCCTCTACTTCAGCGGCAACGTCGAATGGCTCGCCGGCACGAAGCTCCTCATGGGCGTGCCGCTCTACGCGGGCCTGCTGTGGGTGACGTGGCTGCTCGTCCGGGCTGTCTACGCGCGGCCCGAAGGCGCCGCCGACGCGCGCTGA
- a CDS encoding DUF3710 domain-containing protein translates to MSDIAANQSEPGDGAEVEKSAPADRVTAGPFDESEANPVRPYVDLGGVKILPRAELHLRLEVEEGTKRVVAVGLDYAGSTLQVQPFAAPRSSGLWHEIRQQIIDQIHKQGGTTKLIEGNFGPEILAEIPVTAGAQSAGTRLARFIGVDGPRWFLRGVIAGEGVVNPEAAEKVEDLFRSIVVVRGTAPMPPRDLIPLHMPTGGDSSGGPTRV, encoded by the coding sequence GTGAGCGACATCGCAGCGAATCAGAGCGAGCCCGGCGACGGCGCCGAGGTCGAGAAGTCGGCTCCCGCCGACCGCGTGACCGCCGGCCCGTTCGACGAGAGCGAGGCCAACCCGGTCCGCCCCTACGTCGACCTCGGCGGAGTGAAGATCCTGCCCCGCGCCGAGCTGCACTTGCGGCTCGAGGTCGAGGAGGGCACCAAGCGCGTCGTGGCCGTCGGTCTCGACTACGCGGGTTCGACCCTCCAGGTGCAGCCGTTCGCCGCGCCGCGATCCAGCGGGCTCTGGCACGAGATCCGACAGCAGATCATCGACCAGATCCACAAGCAGGGTGGCACGACAAAGCTCATCGAGGGCAACTTCGGCCCTGAGATCCTCGCCGAGATCCCCGTCACGGCGGGCGCCCAATCCGCCGGCACGCGCCTCGCACGCTTCATCGGCGTCGACGGTCCGCGCTGGTTCCTGCGCGGCGTCATCGCCGGCGAGGGAGTCGTCAACCCCGAGGCCGCGGAGAAGGTCGAGGACCTGTTCCGCAGCATCGTCGTGGTGCGCGGTACGGCGCCCATGCCGCCCCGCGACCTCATCCCGCTGCACATGCCGACGGGTGGGGACTCGTCCGGCGGCCCCACGCGCGTCTGA
- the dut gene encoding dUTP diphosphatase, with translation MTDPVEVLFSGDAIPVYAHPGDAGADLVSTEAVELGPGERATVGTGVSIALPAGYAAFVVPRSGLAAKHGITVVNSPGTVDAGYRGEIRVTLLNTDARVPYPVAVGDRIAQLIVMPVSRAVFVPVSSLPGSARGAGGFGSTGYQSMSTGVDA, from the coding sequence GTGACCGATCCCGTCGAGGTGCTCTTCAGCGGCGACGCGATCCCCGTCTATGCGCACCCCGGTGACGCCGGCGCGGACCTCGTGTCGACGGAGGCCGTCGAACTCGGCCCCGGCGAACGGGCGACCGTCGGCACGGGCGTCTCGATCGCCCTTCCGGCGGGGTACGCCGCCTTCGTCGTCCCGCGCAGCGGCCTGGCCGCGAAACACGGGATCACCGTCGTGAACAGCCCCGGCACGGTGGACGCCGGGTATCGCGGGGAGATCCGCGTGACACTGCTGAACACGGATGCGCGGGTGCCGTATCCTGTCGCGGTCGGCGATCGCATCGCGCAATTGATCGTGATGCCGGTCAGTCGAGCGGTCTTCGTGCCCGTCAGCTCACTCCCCGGCAGCGCCCGGGGCGCGGGCGGCTTCGGGTCGACGGGCTACCAGAGCATGAGTACAGGAGTGGACGCGTGA
- a CDS encoding DUF3093 domain-containing protein has protein sequence MAYRERLWPAPWLYLATALVIPASLLVLLPISLAAGVVTALVLYAGCLALLLTGSPVVEVGPDGLRAGRALLEPRFVGDAVALRDDEATHARGPGLDARAYLLIRGWVTPVVRVEVRDERDPAPYWLISSRQPERLVEAIAAIRPRTPGR, from the coding sequence ATGGCGTACCGTGAACGGCTCTGGCCCGCCCCCTGGCTCTACCTCGCGACGGCACTCGTGATCCCGGCGTCGCTGCTCGTGCTGCTGCCGATCTCGCTCGCAGCCGGGGTGGTGACCGCCCTCGTGCTCTACGCGGGCTGCCTCGCCCTGCTGCTCACCGGCTCCCCCGTCGTCGAGGTGGGGCCCGACGGGTTGCGCGCGGGACGCGCTCTTCTCGAGCCGCGTTTCGTCGGCGACGCCGTCGCCTTGCGCGACGACGAGGCGACGCACGCCCGCGGTCCGGGGCTCGACGCCCGCGCCTACCTGCTCATTCGTGGCTGGGTCACGCCCGTCGTGCGGGTCGAAGTGCGCGACGAGCGCGATCCGGCTCCCTACTGGTTGATCTCCAGCCGGCAGCCCGAGCGCCTCGTCGAGGCGATCGCGGCGATCAGGCCGCGCACTCCTGGCAGATAG
- a CDS encoding DUF4193 domain-containing protein codes for MATDYDAPRKTDDDAESIDALKERVPDKMASAIDVDDADNPGSFELAGQDLADLDLDVVVLPPQADEFTCVSCFLVKHRSQMDHEEKLGPICQECAA; via the coding sequence ATGGCGACCGATTACGACGCCCCGCGGAAGACCGATGACGACGCGGAGTCGATCGATGCCCTCAAGGAGCGGGTTCCCGACAAGATGGCCTCGGCCATCGACGTGGACGACGCCGACAACCCGGGCAGCTTCGAGCTCGCCGGGCAGGACCTCGCCGACCTCGACCTCGACGTCGTGGTGCTCCCGCCGCAGGCGGACGAGTTCACCTGCGTCAGCTGCTTCCTCGTGAAGCACCGCTCGCAGATGGACCACGAGGAGAAGCTCGGACCTATCTGCCAGGAGTGCGCGGCCTGA
- the sepH gene encoding septation protein SepH — protein sequence MHELRVIGSEGGALVVASDGGEQYRVPVDDVFHTQLRRATASTSTGRRLSPREIQAHIRSGMSAQDVAAVTGADLEYIQRFEGPVLAEREYVIDSALAVPVHTAVETDPLEGGTTFGSVIRERLHDLGASGERWASWKEQGGGWIVKLAFTAEHVEHDARWQFEPRKQQLSPLNHEAVTLSQQDDQARALIPRLRAVKFGDEPDSDSDRFDSGAFSVEPEPEPEPVRPTSRTAEIVSTGQTADLLEALRRRRGERETAGFGDPDPMGGAESAPATSSIRLIDVPLDDFPEESPTPPRQDTGPAPKQQARKGRATMPSWDEIVFGARPDDDLA from the coding sequence ATGCACGAGCTCCGAGTGATCGGTTCCGAGGGCGGCGCACTCGTCGTGGCCTCCGACGGCGGTGAACAGTACCGCGTTCCCGTCGACGACGTCTTCCACACACAGCTTCGCCGGGCGACCGCGAGCACGTCGACGGGCCGGCGCCTGTCGCCGCGGGAGATCCAGGCGCACATCCGCTCCGGCATGTCCGCGCAGGACGTCGCGGCCGTGACGGGCGCGGACCTGGAGTACATCCAGCGCTTCGAGGGGCCCGTGCTCGCGGAACGCGAGTACGTCATCGACTCGGCCCTCGCCGTGCCGGTGCACACCGCGGTCGAGACCGACCCGCTCGAGGGCGGCACGACGTTCGGCTCCGTCATCCGCGAGCGGCTCCACGACCTCGGGGCGTCGGGCGAACGGTGGGCGAGCTGGAAGGAACAGGGCGGCGGCTGGATCGTGAAGCTCGCCTTCACGGCCGAGCACGTCGAGCACGACGCGCGCTGGCAGTTCGAGCCGCGCAAGCAGCAGCTCTCGCCGCTCAATCACGAGGCGGTGACGCTCTCGCAGCAGGACGACCAGGCGCGCGCGCTCATCCCCCGCTTGCGCGCGGTGAAGTTCGGCGATGAGCCCGACAGCGATTCGGACCGATTCGACAGCGGCGCCTTCTCGGTCGAACCCGAACCGGAGCCGGAGCCCGTCCGTCCCACGAGCCGCACCGCCGAGATCGTGTCGACCGGTCAGACGGCCGACCTGCTCGAGGCCCTGCGCCGCCGTCGCGGGGAACGGGAGACCGCCGGCTTCGGCGACCCCGACCCGATGGGCGGTGCGGAGTCCGCTCCTGCGACCTCGAGCATCCGCCTCATCGACGTGCCGCTGGACGACTTCCCCGAAGAGTCGCCGACGCCGCCGCGCCAGGACACCGGGCCGGCGCCGAAGCAGCAGGCCCGAAAGGGGCGTGCGACCATGCCGAGTTGGGACGAGATCGTCTTCGGCGCCCGACCCGACGACGACCTGGCCTGA
- a CDS encoding alkaline phosphatase family protein, which translates to MLPARPSHRFSLADVLPDSLEAVRGRPNRLGLPRVSKVVVLLVDGMGAANLRGASGYARTLASASSRTIASTFPSTTASALATLTTGVLPGRHGLVGYSVYDSARDRVVNQLTGWDDGMRPLDWQAEPTVFERATAEGMSAFVVGHPKFSASGYTAAVLRGAQYQGAATLDERVSTTRRLLDRMDRGVVYLYVPELDKAGHDSGTASDRWLATLEDIDAAVTRLASSLRRDEGLLVTADHGMVDVSGEDHVIADVALLEGVRHVAGEPRCVQLVVEQGADASAVAERWRAAVGSRAWVAERREVVDAGWFGPVDDSVLDRIGDVLVLARGRTAVYADPDDPGRGMIGQHGSITPDEASVPLLAFGAFAPR; encoded by the coding sequence ATGCTACCGGCGCGCCCCTCCCACCGGTTCAGCCTCGCCGACGTGCTCCCCGATTCGCTCGAGGCGGTGCGCGGCCGGCCGAATCGCCTCGGACTCCCGCGGGTGTCCAAGGTGGTCGTGCTCCTCGTGGACGGGATGGGCGCGGCGAACCTGCGCGGCGCGTCCGGGTACGCCCGCACGCTCGCCTCGGCCTCGTCGCGCACGATCGCCTCGACGTTCCCGAGCACGACCGCGAGCGCGCTCGCGACGCTCACGACGGGCGTGCTGCCGGGTCGGCACGGGCTCGTCGGCTACTCGGTGTACGACTCCGCCCGCGACCGCGTCGTGAATCAGCTGACCGGCTGGGACGACGGGATGCGCCCCCTCGACTGGCAGGCCGAGCCCACGGTGTTCGAGCGGGCGACGGCGGAAGGCATGTCCGCGTTCGTCGTCGGCCATCCGAAGTTCTCCGCCTCCGGATACACCGCCGCCGTGCTGCGCGGCGCGCAGTACCAGGGAGCCGCGACCCTGGATGAGCGCGTGAGCACGACACGACGTCTGCTCGACCGCATGGATCGCGGTGTCGTCTACCTCTACGTGCCCGAGCTCGACAAGGCCGGCCACGACTCGGGCACGGCGTCCGACCGCTGGCTCGCGACGCTCGAGGACATCGACGCGGCGGTCACCCGGCTCGCCTCCTCGCTCCGTCGAGACGAGGGGCTGCTCGTCACCGCGGACCACGGCATGGTCGACGTCTCCGGCGAAGACCATGTCATCGCCGATGTCGCGCTCCTCGAGGGGGTCCGGCATGTCGCCGGAGAGCCCCGCTGCGTGCAGCTCGTCGTCGAACAGGGTGCCGACGCCTCCGCCGTCGCCGAGCGGTGGCGCGCGGCCGTCGGCTCCCGGGCCTGGGTCGCGGAGCGGCGGGAGGTCGTCGACGCGGGCTGGTTCGGACCGGTCGACGACTCCGTGCTCGACCGCATAGGCGATGTGCTCGTGCTCGCGCGGGGCCGCACGGCGGTCTACGCCGACCCGGATGACCCCGGTCGGGGCATGATCGGGCAGCACGGGTCGATCACCCCGGACGAGGCGTCGGTGCCGCTGCTCGCGTTCGGCGCCTTCGCGCCGCGCTGA
- a CDS encoding DNA gyrase/topoisomerase IV subunit A, with protein sequence MTASDTPTANPGERIEDVDVATEMQGSFLEYAYSVIYSRALPDARDGLKPVQRRILYQMSEMGLRPDRGHVKSARVVGEVMGKLHPHGDSPIYDALVRLAQDFTMRVPLVDGHGNFGSLDDGPAAPRYTEARLQASALAMTEGLDEDVVDFVPNYDNQLTQPEVLPAAFPNLLVNGASGIAVGMATNMAPHNLVEVIGAARHLLENPSATLDDLMAYVPGPDLPTGGTITGLAGVREAYETGRGRFITRAKVRVEQLTARKSGLIVTELPYMVGPERVIEKIKDGVTAKKINGVSAVTDLTDRKNGLRLVIEIKTGFSPEAVLEQLYRLTPLEDGFSINNVALVDGSPQTLGLKPLLEVYLRHRLDVVRRRSQYRLTRRQERLHLVEGLLIAILDIDEVIQVIRTSDDAEQARTRLSEVFDLSQPQAEYILELRLRRLTRFSRIELEAERDQLKREIEELQAILGDEARLRGVVSDELDDIAERFGTPRRTLLTEAKPSVATSSRKNAPVLEIADVPCLVLLSTTGRMVRIDLPDGALPPVRPARRSRHDALLSVVEATSRGELGAITDRGRLVRFSPVDLPSVPSNSVQLGAGARVAEYLALGDKKERVLAIVRLGDERPIALGTRSGVVKRVAAGGYPNRPDFEVIALKPGDQVVGAVQGDETDDLVFVTSDAQLLRFPASAVRPQGVAAGGVAGINLSDKARVLFFGSVSPDADPVVATISTSTATIAGTDPGRAKVSAFTEFPRKGRATGGVRAHTFLKGEDTLALAWAGPEPALALGTDGSLRSLPETRSRRDASGTPLEAIIGSIGRAL encoded by the coding sequence ATGACTGCGTCCGACACCCCCACAGCGAATCCCGGCGAACGCATCGAGGACGTCGATGTCGCCACCGAGATGCAGGGCTCCTTCCTGGAGTACGCCTACTCGGTCATCTACTCCCGAGCGCTCCCCGACGCCCGCGATGGCCTCAAGCCGGTACAGCGCCGCATCCTCTACCAGATGAGCGAGATGGGCCTGCGGCCCGACCGCGGGCACGTGAAGTCGGCGCGCGTCGTCGGCGAGGTCATGGGCAAGCTCCACCCGCACGGCGACTCCCCCATCTACGACGCCCTCGTGCGGCTCGCGCAGGACTTCACCATGCGTGTGCCGCTCGTGGACGGGCACGGCAACTTCGGCTCCCTCGACGACGGCCCCGCGGCGCCCCGGTACACCGAGGCGCGGCTGCAGGCCTCCGCGCTCGCGATGACCGAAGGCCTCGACGAGGACGTCGTCGACTTCGTGCCGAACTACGACAACCAGCTCACCCAGCCCGAGGTGCTGCCCGCGGCGTTCCCGAACCTGCTCGTCAACGGCGCGAGCGGCATCGCCGTCGGCATGGCGACGAACATGGCCCCGCACAACCTCGTCGAGGTCATCGGTGCGGCACGGCACCTGCTCGAGAACCCGTCGGCCACGCTCGACGACCTCATGGCCTACGTGCCCGGCCCCGACCTGCCGACCGGCGGCACGATCACCGGCCTTGCGGGGGTGCGGGAGGCGTACGAGACCGGCCGCGGACGCTTCATCACCCGGGCGAAGGTGCGGGTCGAGCAGCTCACGGCACGCAAGTCCGGCCTCATCGTCACCGAGCTGCCCTACATGGTCGGCCCCGAGCGGGTGATCGAGAAGATCAAGGACGGCGTCACCGCCAAGAAGATCAACGGCGTCTCCGCGGTGACCGACCTCACCGACCGCAAGAACGGTCTGCGCCTGGTCATCGAGATCAAGACGGGCTTCAGCCCGGAGGCCGTGCTCGAACAGCTCTACCGGCTGACGCCGCTCGAAGACGGCTTCAGCATCAACAACGTCGCGCTCGTCGACGGCAGCCCGCAGACACTCGGACTGAAGCCGCTGCTCGAGGTGTACCTCAGGCACCGCCTCGACGTCGTGCGGCGGCGGTCCCAGTACCGGCTCACCCGCCGCCAGGAGCGCCTGCACCTCGTCGAGGGGCTGCTCATCGCGATCCTCGACATCGACGAGGTCATCCAGGTCATCCGCACGAGCGACGACGCCGAGCAGGCGCGCACGCGACTGTCCGAGGTGTTCGACCTCAGCCAGCCGCAGGCCGAGTACATCCTCGAACTCCGCCTGCGCCGCCTCACCCGGTTCAGCCGGATCGAGTTGGAGGCCGAGCGCGACCAGCTCAAGCGCGAGATCGAGGAGCTCCAGGCCATCCTCGGCGACGAGGCCCGACTCCGCGGTGTCGTCTCCGACGAGCTCGACGACATCGCCGAACGCTTCGGCACACCCCGCCGCACCCTGCTAACCGAGGCCAAGCCGAGCGTGGCCACCTCGTCGCGCAAGAACGCCCCGGTGCTCGAGATCGCCGACGTGCCGTGCCTCGTGCTGCTCTCCACGACCGGACGCATGGTGCGCATCGACCTGCCCGACGGCGCCCTCCCCCCGGTGCGACCGGCCCGGCGCAGCCGCCACGACGCCCTGCTCTCCGTCGTCGAGGCCACGAGCCGCGGCGAGCTCGGCGCGATCACCGATCGCGGTCGGCTCGTGCGCTTCTCCCCCGTCGACCTCCCCTCGGTGCCGTCGAACTCGGTGCAGCTCGGCGCGGGTGCCCGCGTCGCGGAGTACCTCGCCCTCGGCGACAAGAAGGAACGCGTGCTCGCGATCGTGAGACTCGGCGACGAGCGTCCGATCGCCCTGGGCACCCGCTCCGGAGTCGTCAAGCGCGTCGCCGCCGGCGGCTACCCCAACCGACCCGACTTCGAGGTCATCGCGCTCAAACCGGGCGACCAGGTCGTGGGCGCCGTGCAGGGCGACGAGACCGACGACCTCGTCTTCGTCACCTCGGATGCCCAACTGCTGCGATTCCCCGCCTCGGCGGTGCGTCCGCAGGGTGTCGCGGCCGGCGGCGTCGCCGGCATCAACCTGAGCGACAAGGCGCGCGTGCTGTTCTTCGGCTCGGTCTCCCCCGACGCCGACCCCGTCGTCGCGACCATCTCGACGAGCACGGCGACGATCGCCGGAACCGACCCCGGACGGGCCAAGGTGTCGGCATTCACCGAGTTCCCGCGGAAGGGTCGGGCGACCGGCGGCGTGCGCGCACACACCTTCCTGAAGGGCGAGGACACGCTCGCCCTCGCCTGGGCGGGACCCGAGCCCGCGCTCGCGCTCGGCACCGACGGCTCGCTGCGCTCGCTCCCCGAGACGCGCTCGCGGCGGGACGCCTCGGGCACTCCCCTCGAGGCGATCATCGGCTCGATCGGCCGCGCCCTCTAG
- a CDS encoding GNAT family N-acetyltransferase, with protein MLIRPARREDSDALFGLLAQLATSYSPERPAFDETIEAVFGRAADDTLLYVVEDDEHVVRGYALCTVTRLFYTNGPSAQLHELVVDTESRGRDYGTHLVRAIEQECERRGVRQLTVASRRAGGFYDRLGYSSTAEFLKRTF; from the coding sequence GTGCTGATCCGGCCCGCGCGACGCGAGGACTCCGACGCACTCTTCGGGCTGCTCGCCCAGCTCGCCACCTCGTACTCGCCCGAGCGTCCCGCGTTCGACGAGACGATCGAGGCGGTGTTCGGCCGGGCGGCCGACGACACACTCCTGTACGTCGTCGAGGACGACGAGCACGTCGTGCGCGGCTACGCCCTCTGCACGGTCACGCGGCTGTTCTACACGAACGGACCGTCGGCGCAGCTGCACGAGCTCGTCGTCGACACCGAGAGCCGCGGTCGTGATTACGGCACGCATCTCGTCCGGGCGATCGAGCAGGAGTGCGAGAGACGCGGCGTGCGTCAGCTGACCGTCGCGAGCCGCCGTGCCGGCGGGTTCTACGACCGGCTCGGCTACTCGTCGACGGCCGAGTTCCTCAAGCGCACCTTCTGA